In Verrucomicrobiia bacterium, a single window of DNA contains:
- a CDS encoding RHS repeat-associated core domain-containing protein — protein sequence MSFTYQNRLRTGLSLLAPDASPWTESFAYDSARRLTNAASPAGSFGYTYNLTRHEQVAKLALPSGAYILNTYDTLARLLSTTLKNSGNTALNSHKYGYNTASERTALTNFSGDYWLYAYDRIGQLQTAKGSEATGSARLQEQLGYTSDLAHNLNYRTNNALLQTFNVNSLNELTILDRSGTFTVAGTTTSPATDVTVNGSAASLYGDDTFAEAGFTLANGNNTFTAIAQDSYGRSDTYSTTCYLPATNSYSYDLNGNLTSDGNRYFGYDDENQLVSVWVTNAWRGDFVYDGKMRRRIRREYTWSSGAWVQTNEVHYVYDGNLAIEERDANNLPLVSYTRGRDLSGTFQRAGGIGGLLARTDLHLLIIRAPGASAYYHADGNGNITALINANQAIVARYLYDPYGNILSQSGPLANANLYRFSSKEAHANSGMVYYLYRFYDPNLQRWLNRDPMGERGFEILRRHRAFKRHHLIRRFAEVSQGPNLYGFVGNNAMGRSDPLGLSYDSEECAGLLNEIDFMYSLLGRTGIDRNSVQQQINDLEDEYDDNCGDDDDGDKQPQPVPVPAPSECKKKVVQAATWATIGTVVYWIISEGSRLFPPRNLVPIP from the coding sequence GTGAGCTTTACGTACCAGAACCGCTTGCGAACAGGCTTGAGCCTCCTGGCGCCAGACGCCTCGCCCTGGACCGAGAGTTTTGCCTACGATTCAGCCAGGCGGCTCACAAACGCCGCCTCACCCGCCGGTTCCTTCGGCTACACTTATAACCTCACCCGGCACGAGCAAGTCGCCAAACTGGCCCTGCCAAGCGGGGCCTACATCCTGAACACCTACGACACCCTCGCCCGCCTGCTCTCGACCACACTCAAGAACAGCGGCAACACCGCCCTCAACTCCCACAAATACGGCTACAACACGGCCTCTGAGCGCACGGCGCTGACCAATTTCTCGGGCGATTATTGGCTCTACGCGTATGACAGGATCGGCCAGTTGCAAACGGCCAAGGGGAGTGAAGCCACCGGTAGCGCACGCCTCCAGGAGCAGCTTGGGTATACGTCCGACTTGGCACATAACCTCAATTACCGCACCAACAACGCCCTCTTGCAGACCTTCAACGTCAATTCGCTGAACGAACTGACCATCCTCGACCGCAGCGGCACCTTCACCGTTGCGGGCACAACCACCAGCCCCGCCACAGACGTTACGGTGAACGGTTCGGCCGCCAGCCTTTATGGCGACGACACCTTTGCCGAGGCCGGCTTTACGCTTGCCAACGGCAACAATACCTTCACCGCCATTGCCCAGGACAGCTACGGACGCTCAGACACCTACAGCACCACCTGCTACCTGCCGGCCACCAATTCATACTCTTACGACCTGAACGGGAACCTGACCAGCGACGGGAACCGATACTTTGGCTATGATGACGAGAATCAGTTGGTGAGCGTTTGGGTCACCAATGCCTGGCGCGGTGATTTTGTGTATGATGGCAAGATGCGCCGCCGGATTCGGCGGGAATACACCTGGTCCTCGGGCGCATGGGTCCAAACCAACGAGGTCCATTACGTTTACGACGGCAACCTGGCAATTGAGGAGCGGGACGCGAACAACCTGCCGCTGGTTTCATACACGCGAGGACGAGATTTGAGTGGGACATTTCAAAGGGCAGGCGGGATTGGAGGGCTCCTGGCCCGGACCGACCTTCATCTGCTGATCATTCGGGCCCCCGGCGCCTCAGCATATTACCACGCCGATGGCAATGGCAACATTACCGCCCTGATCAACGCCAACCAGGCGATCGTCGCCAGGTATCTCTATGATCCATATGGGAACATTCTGAGCCAAAGCGGCCCATTGGCTAATGCCAATCTCTATCGCTTTTCGAGCAAGGAGGCCCACGCCAACTCGGGCATGGTTTATTACCTATATCGGTTTTACGACCCGAATCTACAGAGGTGGCTAAATAGAGACCCGATGGGCGAAAGGGGGTTTGAGATTCTCCGGAGGCACAGGGCTTTCAAGAGGCACCATCTCATTCGGAGATTTGCTGAGGTTTCTCAGGGGCCTAACCTTTACGGGTTCGTGGGCAACAATGCAATGGGCAGGTCCGACCCGCTGGGGTTAAGTTACGACTCCGAAGAGTGTGCAGGCCTCCTTAACGAGATTGACTTTATGTATTCGCTTCTGGGGCGGACTGGCATCGACCGGAACTCGGTTCAGCAGCAGATAAATGATTTGGAGGATGAGTATGACGATAACTGTGGGGACGACGACGACGGGGACAAACAGCCCCAGCCAGTGCCTGTTCCTGCACCGAGCGAGTGTAAAAAGAAGGTAGTTCAGGCGGCGACGTGGGCGACAATCGGCACCGTAGTCTATTGGATTATCAGTGAGGGGTCTCGTCTCTTTCCACCGCGCAACTTGGTTCCAATCCCCTGA